In one Diabrotica virgifera virgifera chromosome 5, PGI_DIABVI_V3a genomic region, the following are encoded:
- the LOC114329712 gene encoding uncharacterized protein LOC114329712 yields MGVLKNLHGMTRSEQKEFFDSFDQVLFEIKDSIDGKVNILPDKLSTIKYFGKIKKDVRYLTDNSGSKTETVVDYLHQQNIVTQREDVFRPIESVIAYFKNKGFKKEIFVIGSSLLKEELEHAGFDLAEEVPKEIGKNFRGVFVNNKDNSNVGAVILDHNFNLSFIMLQKAFWCLGSPDCELITINPEKEIVTEQGNILGIYYFVKTLKDITKKLEVNLGQYSQHYHEALAKKFQISDPKRILYIRELDTKYKEIEIEENFQEILILNGTDEQREDELKKHMNSNCKYFVENWDSLNKILRDVY; encoded by the exons ATTCCATAGATGGCAAAGTAAATATTTTACCAGACAAACTTAGCACAATTAAGTACTTTGGAAAAATTAAGAAGGATGTAAGATATTTAACAGATAACAGTGGAAGCAAGACGGAAACAGTAGTAGACTATTTACATCAACAAAATATTGTGACTCAAAGAGAAGATGTATTTAGACCTATAGAGTCAGTTATtgcttatttcaaaaataaaggtTTTAAAAAGGAAATATTTGTTATTGGTTCCAGCTTACTAAAAGAAGAATTGGAGCATGCTGGTTTTGATTTAGCGGAAGAAGTT ccTAAGGAGATAGGAAAAAATTTTCGTGGTGTTTTTGTAAACAACAAAGATAACAGCAATGTGGGGGCTGTAATATTAGATCACAATTTTAATCTAAGTTTCATTATGCTGCAAAAAGCATTCTGGTGTTTAGGGTCACCCGATTGTGAACTTATCACTATAAATCCTGAGAAGGAAATTGTCACGGAGCAAGGAAATATTTTAG GAATATACTACTTTGTGAAAACCTTAAAGGATATTACAAAAAAATTAGAAGTTAACCTTGGTCAGTATTCACAACATTATCACGAAGCTCTGGCAAAAAAATTTCAGATATCCGATCCCAAACGAATTCTCTATATAAGGGAGCT AGATACAAAATATAAAGAGATAGAAATCGAAGAAAACTTTCAAGAGATTCTGATATTAAATGGTACTGACGAACAAAGAGAGGATGAATTGAAGAAGCACATGAATAGCAATTgtaaatattttgtagaaaattgggatagtttaaataaaatattacgaGACGTGTactaa